In Cellulomonas fulva, the sequence GTGGACCTGGGCGGCAAGCTGCGCGCGGGCCGCTCGCGCAACGACCAGATCGCGACCCTGGTGCGCATGTACCTGCGGCGGGAGGCGCGCGCGATCGCCGGGCTGGCGCTGGACGTCGTCGACGCCCTCGTCGCCCAGGCCGACGCGGCGGGTGCGGCGCCCATGCCGGGACGCACGCACCTGCAGCACGCGCAGCCGGTCCTGCTCGCGCACAGCCTGCTCGCGCACGCGTGGCCGCTGCTGCGCGACGTCGAGCGGTTCGTGGACTGGGACCGTCGCGCGGCGGTCTCGCCGTACGGCTCGGGCGCCCTCGCCGGCTCGTCGCTGGGGCTCGACCCCGCGGCGGTCGCGGCGGAGCTGGGCTTCGACGCACCCGTGGAGAACTCGATCGACGGCACGGCGTCGCGTGACGTGGTGGCCGAGTTCGCGTTCGTCGCGGCGATGCTCGCGGTGGACGTCTCCCGGCTGGCGGAGGAGGTCATCCTCTGGGCGACCAAGGAGTTCGGCTTCGTGCGGCTGCACGACTCGTTCTCCACCGGGTCGAGCATCATGCCGCAGAAGAAGAACCCGGACGTGGCCGAGCTCGCGCGCGGCAAGGCGGGTCGCCTGGTCGGTGACCTCACCGGCCTGCTCACGACGCTCAAGGGCCTGCCGCTCGCGTACAACCGTGACCTGCAGGAGGACAAGGAGCCGGTGTTCGACCAGGTCGACCAGCTGACGGTCCTGCT encodes:
- the argH gene encoding argininosuccinate lyase — encoded protein: MPDESSAAAPLALWGGRFASGPAAALADLSRSTHFDWRLADVDISGSVAHAHVLHAAGLLSDEEERGMVDALERLRADVASGAFGPSPDDEDVHTALERGLIERAGVDLGGKLRAGRSRNDQIATLVRMYLRREARAIAGLALDVVDALVAQADAAGAAPMPGRTHLQHAQPVLLAHSLLAHAWPLLRDVERFVDWDRRAAVSPYGSGALAGSSLGLDPAAVAAELGFDAPVENSIDGTASRDVVAEFAFVAAMLAVDVSRLAEEVILWATKEFGFVRLHDSFSTGSSIMPQKKNPDVAELARGKAGRLVGDLTGLLTTLKGLPLAYNRDLQEDKEPVFDQVDQLTVLLPAFAGMVATLTFDTDRLAALAPQGFSLATDVAEWLVREGVPFRVAHEVAGECVRACEAHEPAIELWELTDDELAAISPHLTPAVRAVLSVEGSLASRSAHGGTAPVRVAEQLGRARDRAGELRAWAS